A genomic segment from Vicia villosa cultivar HV-30 ecotype Madison, WI unplaced genomic scaffold, Vvil1.0 ctg.000470F_1_1, whole genome shotgun sequence encodes:
- the LOC131628653 gene encoding uncharacterized protein LOC131628653 has product MVEGLHGGWQQVHRQKKLINTRRWDNEKTKGRGMGEDSNNKTTFFFTSFPEKLGAKQMYEIFQTYGDIDEVIIPNKRDKRGMRYGFVRFFGVIDSEFLATKLDNIFLENKKIFVNLPRFQRKVPFGNQEKRKDAIGDRGKQVRGQQWTQNPGLVRRGGDSEAGLRKGSFMEVLNSKAPETNERKQPLIYDQPEEDLERFRKAFTGFTSKPGMSYNLQEIFNARGHIDVKITPLGANMCLVEDLKEGVISSLLKKAESWMKQWFREIHPWKPSDIDYERIAWLRCYGIPCQVWNEDFLVAC; this is encoded by the coding sequence ATGGTGGAGGGTCTTCATGGAGGGTGGCAGCAGGTACACAGACAGAAGAAATTGATCAACACCAGACGATGGGATAATGAGAAAACTAAGGGTCGAGGCATGGGGGAAGATTCAAATAACAAGACTACTTTTTTTTTCACTTCTTTTCCAGAAAAGTTGGGAGCTAAACAAATGTACGAGATCTTTCAAACATATGGGGACATTGATGAAGTTATCATTCCAAACAAGAGGGATAAGAGGGGGATGAGGTATGGATTTGTTAGATTCTTTGGAGTGATTGATTCGGAATTCCTAGCCACTAAGTTGGACAATATTTTCTTAGAAAATAAGAAGATTTTTGTGAACTTACCACGTTTCCAAAGGAAAGTTCCTTTTGGTaatcaagagaagagaaaggatgCAATAGGTGATAGAGGGAAGCAAGTCAGAGGGCAGCAATGGACTCAGAACCCTGGTTTAGTCAGAAGGGGTGGGGATAGTGAGGCTGGATTAAGAAAGGGCTCTTTCATGGAGGTTTTGAACTCAAAAGCTCCTGAGACAAATGAACGGAAGCAACCTCTCATTTATGATCAACCAGAAGAAGATCTTGAAAGATTCAGGAAGGCTTTTACAGGTTTCACGTCTAAGCCAGGAATGTCTTATAATCTACAAGAAATTTTTAATGCAAGGGGCCATATTGACGTAAAGATTACACCTCTGGGGGCAAACATGTGTTTGGTGGAAGATTTAAAGGAGGGAGTGATATCTTCTTTACTGAAGAAGGCGGAGTCCTGGATGAAACAGTGGTTTAGGGAGATTCATCCTTGGAAACCATCAGATATTGATTATGAGCGAATAGCTTGGCTAAGGTGTTACGGTATCCCTTGTCAGGTCTGGAATGAGGATTTTTTGGTCGCTTGTTAA
- the LOC131628642 gene encoding hyoscyamine 6-dioxygenase-like, whose amino-acid sequence MDQRLVSTWSNVNSSVPLSFVQPPECRPGKVTNPPTKTIPLIDLGGHDHAHTIAQVLKASHEYGFFQVINHGVSKELMDEALNIFKEFHGMSPEEKVNECSKDPNGINCKMYAINDNYKKDALQYWKDTLTHTCPPSGEFMEFWPQKPPKYREIVGKYTQELNRLGHEILEMLCEGLGLKPGYFIGGLSENPMVLAHHYPPCPDPSLTLGLVKHRDPTLITLLLQDQEVHGLQVLKDNEWILVEPILNAFVVNIGLIMQIITNGKLIGAEHRVVTNSRSARTSVAYFIYPLFSRMIEPAQDLVDEITPPIYKSMSFGEFRKNFYEKGPKIEQILHS is encoded by the exons ATGGATCAAAGACTTGTCTCAACTTGGTCTAACGTTAATTCCTCTGTCCCTCTTTCCTTTGTTCAACCACCTGAGTGTAGACCTGGTAAGGTCACAAACCCTCCAACTAAGACAATACCTTTGATTGATCTTGGAGGACATGATCATGCTCATACCATAGCACAAGTTCTGAAAGCTTCTCATGAATATGGCTTTTTTCAG gTTATCAACCATGGAGTTTCAAAGGAATTGATGGATGAAGCATTGAATATTTTCAAAGAATTTCATGGCATGTCTCCAGAGGAAAAGGTgaatgaatgttctaaagatccaaatGGAATTAATTGCAAGATGTATGCAATAAATGACAATTACAAAAAAGATGCTCTTCAATATTGGAAGGATACATTGACTCATACATGTCCTCCTTCTGGAGAATTCATGGAGTTTTGGCCTCAAAAACCACCTAAATACCG TGAGATTGTTGGTAAATATACACAAGAATTAAACAGATTGGGACATGAAATTTTGGAGATGCTTTGTGAAGGGTTAGGGCTAAAGCCAGGATATTTCATTGGTggacttagtgaaaatccaatgGTACTAGCTCATCACTACCCTCCATGTCCAGATCCAAGTTTAACTTTAGGCCTAGTCAAACATAGAGACCCTACACTCATCACTCTTCTACTTCAAGATCAAGAGGTTCATGGACTTCAAGTTCTTAAGGACAATGAATGGATTCTTGTTGAACCTATTCTCAATGCTTTTGTTGTTAACATTGGCTTAATCATGCAG ataaTTACTAATGGAAAACTTATTGGTGCCGAACATCGAGTTGTGACAAATTCAAGAAGTGCAAGAACATCAGTTGCATATTTCATCTATCCTTTATTTTCAAGAATGATTGAACCAGCACAAGATTTGGTAGATGAAATCACTCCTCCAATTTATAAGTCCATGTCATTTGGAGAATTTCGTAAAAATTTCTATGAAAAAGGACCCAAAATTGAACAAATTTTGCATTCTTAG